The uncultured Paludibaculum sp. sequence GATCGCGGGCAAGACGGCCCTCTTCGACAATCTGATCGAGCAGACTCTTTTCAACTACCGATTCCGTGGTTGACGCCGCTGCCGCGGCTTGCGCCTTCTCACTCATTGCTGCCTCCCTTGTCGCCGCCGGAGAACTCGGTCTTCAATTTGTCCAATTTATCGGTGTCGCGCACGGTCTTCATCAGCAACTCGTCCAGCTTCTCGTTGCCCTGCAGGCTGCCGCGCAGGTCAGACAGACGAGTGCGCAGGTCCAGCAGCTCTTTCAGCGGCTTCACCTGCTTCGCCACATTGGCCGGCTCGAAGTCGTCCATGCTCTGAAAACGCAGGTCGACCTTGATCTGCCCCGCTTCGGGATCCTCACTCAGCTTGTTCTCCACCGAGAATGCCAGGTGCGGCTTCATGG is a genomic window containing:
- the tssB gene encoding type VI secretion system contractile sheath small subunit, with translation MAESLQHKLDRVRSPRVHITYDVETGGAIEKKELPFVMGVFGDFTGMPEEPLPRLKDRKFVEVSLDNFDNVLSAMKPHLAFSVENKLSEDPEAGQIKVDLRFQSMDDFEPANVAKQVKPLKELLDLRTRLSDLRGSLQGNEKLDELLMKTVRDTDKLDKLKTEFSGGDKGGSNE